GCTTTTAAGTTTATACAAATCTAGATAATTAAATGAAACAAAATTTTAAAACTTTTTTACTCTCTAAATTCTGAAAAAAATCCGAAAATTTTTGGTTAATATATACTTGTTTAAATTGATACAACAAATTGAATAGGAGAACATCATGGAACAAAGTATTACCATTAAAAATTTATGTAAGTCATATGGCCAAACTCAAATTTTAAAAGATATTTCTTTTGAAGCAAAAGCAGGTAGAGTGACTGCTTTCCTAGGTCCAAATGGAGCTGGAAAAAGTTCAACCTTACGTATTTTATTAGGATTAGACAAAGCAACATCTGGTCTTACCAAAATTGGTGATCAGACTTATAAGGAATTAAAATTTCCTCTAAAGACTGTAGGAGCTTCATTTGACAGTGTAGGAGCTCCTGACGATAGGACTGTTTATCAACATTTGAAAATTGTTGCTGCTAGTAATGGGATATCCAGTCAGCGAATTGAGCAAGTTTTGGATATGGTGGATATTAGTTATAAGAAAAAATCTAAAATTGGGAAATTATCATTAGGAGAAGGACAACGCTTGGGAATTGCAACAGCTCTATTAGGAAATCCTCAATATCTGATATTAGATGAACCGACTAATGGGTTGGATCCAAGAGGAATTCGGTGGTTTAGAGAGTTTATAAAAAAACAAGCTCAAGAAGGGAAGACTGTCTTGCTATCATCTCATATATTATCGGAAGTGGAGGCAGTAACAGATGATGTAGTTATCATAAATAAAGGAAAAGTTCTTATAAAAGGGACTTTACAAGAAGTGATGAAAAATCTTTCTTCACTAGAAGAAGTCTTCTTTAGTTTGACAGAAGGAGGAAAGTGACATGGCACTTATTTACTCTCTTCATTCTGAAATATTGAAATTATTTTATAAGAGAGCTACTCATATTGTACTATTCTTGATACTTGTATTTCAAACATTTTTAGCAAATATTGGTGCTTCTCAAATTGTTTCAGTTGGTATCCATGCTACACCAGAGACAAATCCAGATTTAGCAGAAGCTATACCTCCTATTGAATTTTTAGGTTTTGATGTCACTTTATTTGGTATTTTTATTATGATTATCCTAGGCTCAATTTACGGAGCCGAGGAGTACAAAGGCTCTGCTATTCGTACAAGCCTCCTCTCTATTACAAATCGAAGTTCTTTCCTAGTTTCAAAAACATTAGTTTGGCTTGTATTTTCATTTTTCATTTCCTTTCTATCAATATTCCTTACAATTAACATGACACATTATGTTTTAGGACAAGATGGCTTATTGCTTTTTTCACTAAATGGGAGAGTTTGGTTCTATATATTTTTAGCCAGTATAGCTTGGACTTTGTTGGGACTGCTAGCCTATATTCTGGCTTTAACATTTAAAAAAGCCCTTGTTCCCCTATTGTTTTTGCTTCCTCAAGTCTACAATTTAGGAACATTCTTAGCCAATCATATATCAATTGCGAAATTTCTTCCAGTTTCATTGAGCTATGGACTTATTGCTACATCTCCTCAAATGTTAGAACAGAATAGTTTACAAAATATTTTGCTTTTACTATGTTGGAATTTGTCATTCTTGGCTTTGGCAATTTACCGCGTACTTCAGTCAGATATTGGAGGAGGAGAATGAGTTGAAAGAGCAATTTAAAAGTGAGTATCTCAAGTTTATTATGAATCCTTGGCATTGGTTGATTATAGGCGCTCTATTACTTTGTGTTCCGGCGATGGTTATTTTTTTAAATAGTAAACCAGATCAGTTGACCCTACACTTTGTTTTGGAACAGCTACTGCAAAGTCTCTATTTAGGACAGGCGGGTTTTATTAGTCTAGCTGTCCTATTTATAGGTCAGGAATTTACAGGTTCTAGCCTTCGTACAAGTTTTCTTACATGTCCAAATCGTTTAAAATTTATAATATGTAAATTAGCTATTGTGTTATGTGTGGAAATTGTATTATTGCTAGCTGTAATATCAGTATGTATACTACTTACTCAAGGATATTATAATATCAATCTTTTGAGCAATATTAAAAATGTTCTAGCAATCCTATTTCCAGTTTGTATTTCTATTTTAACCTTCTCTCTTTTAAGTGGTATTTTTGTATTTATTTTCCGATCTTTTACCTTAATTTTGGGAATAAGCTTATCTCTTTTATTGGGATTGGGACAAATGCTACTACAATTCAGTTCTTTTTTTAGAAATTTACCATTACTAGCTAGTATGAACTGTTACTATATCCATCCTTTATCACTTTATTATCCAGTTTGGCAAGGTCTGGGGATACAAATAGTTTGGTTGTTAATTGTTTTTCTATTTGCTACATTGATACTTATAGGAAAAAATGTACACTAAAGACAGGGGATATCCTGTCTTTTTATCAGTTAATGATATAATATAATTTAGGAGCGTGAGTTATGGCTTATAAAATTTTGGTTGTAGATGATGATCTTGCTATTCTTCGCCTAATAAAAAAAGTACTAGAATATGAAAAATATGAAGTAGTCATACGAAATAAGATAGAAGAGATTGATCTTTGTGATTTTACAGGCTTTGACTTGATTCTATTAGATATTATGATGCCTGTTAGTGGTTTAGAAATCTGTCAGATGATTCGCGAGCAGATAACTGTTCCTATCTGTTTTATAACTGCTAAGGATATGGATGAAGATTTAGTAGCTGGAATTAATGCAGGTGCTGATGATTATATTATGAAGCCCTTTAGTATGCAAGAATTGTTAGCACGTGTTAAAATGCACTTGCGTCGTGAAGAACGGACTAAAGGAAATGTTCATCAAATAAAGATTGGGAAGCTTATACTATATACGGATAGTAAGGAACTATTTGTAAACGATGATAAGATTGCCTTGACAAGGAGGGAATTTGACATAGTGAATCTTTTAGCAAGCACCCCAAGTAAAATATATTCTATTGAGGAAATTTATAATTATCTATATCCACAAAGTTCAGAAGCGCTTTTACGTTCGGTTTCAGAGTACATTTATCAAATTCGTCAAAAGTTGAAACCTTATCAATTAAATCCAATTAAAACCTTGTACGGTGGAGGATATCAATGGGTAGAATCAAAAGTTTTAGACAATTAATTCGAGAAACCTGTTGGAGAATTATTTGGCAGTTTTGTCTTGGCTTACTAATAGCCTATCTTATTCCCTTAGCTTCAGTATCTATACATATAAATGAAGACGGGAAACCTCTAAAAAATAGTGGTGTTCTATCAATTTTTTTCAATGTGTCATCATGGATATATATTTGTATTTTATTGATTGTTCTAATAAGTTATCACATTGGAAAATTGTTGAAAAAACTGAGTTATGAAATGACTTTGATTTATGAAAATAGTATGTGGTTGGAGAAGGAATGTACAGAAAGATTAACGGTTAAAGAATTTTGTGAGACAGGAAATAGGATTATTGTGATGCAAGATAGAATTCGACAATTAATAGTTGATGAGAAAGAGCAGAAAGAAGATTTAATGTTTCAGGTTTCAGCAGCTTCTCATGATTTAAAAACTCCCTTAACCATTATTAGGGGAAATGTGGAATTTTTGCAGGCGATAACTGAAAACGACCAATCTCAAGAATGCTTAGCAGATATAGAAAGAGCTAGTCAACAGTTACTAGATTATTTCAATCAATTGATTCACTATTCTAAAACCTATTATGATGATGAGACAGGTTGGATGGAGTATTCCTCTTCAGATTTTATCAATGAATTAGAGAAAGAAGTCTCTTTTTTGATAAAAAATCAGATGAAGTTTTCTTTTGAACAAAATGTGAAAGGAACTGAAAACTATTATATAAATCCATCTCTTCTGATTCGTGCAATACAAAATATTTTAACAAATGCTTTGGAGTATGCAGATAAACAGAATCCTAAAATTAAAATTAGGGTAGAGCAAGAGGCGAAAGAATTGAAAATAGGTATATGGAATAATGGCTCTGAATTTCCAGAGGAAGTTTTAACTAATTTTGGAAAGCTATTTTATCGTATGGATAAAGCTAGATCGGTTAAAGAGCAACATTATGGTATTGGACTTAGTTTTGTATGTAGAGTTGCAAAACTACACAAAGGCCGAGTTGAGCTTAGAAATAGAGACGAGGGAGCAGAAGTTTTAATAATTATGAATTGTATTAAATCAT
This window of the Streptococcus sp. 116-D4 genome carries:
- a CDS encoding sensor histidine kinase, giving the protein MGRIKSFRQLIRETCWRIIWQFCLGLLIAYLIPLASVSIHINEDGKPLKNSGVLSIFFNVSSWIYICILLIVLISYHIGKLLKKLSYEMTLIYENSMWLEKECTERLTVKEFCETGNRIIVMQDRIRQLIVDEKEQKEDLMFQVSAASHDLKTPLTIIRGNVEFLQAITENDQSQECLADIERASQQLLDYFNQLIHYSKTYYDDETGWMEYSSSDFINELEKEVSFLIKNQMKFSFEQNVKGTENYYINPSLLIRAIQNILTNALEYADKQNPKIKIRVEQEAKELKIGIWNNGSEFPEEVLTNFGKLFYRMDKARSVKEQHYGIGLSFVCRVAKLHKGRVELRNRDEGAEVLIIMNCIKS
- a CDS encoding ABC transporter permease, encoding MALIYSLHSEILKLFYKRATHIVLFLILVFQTFLANIGASQIVSVGIHATPETNPDLAEAIPPIEFLGFDVTLFGIFIMIILGSIYGAEEYKGSAIRTSLLSITNRSSFLVSKTLVWLVFSFFISFLSIFLTINMTHYVLGQDGLLLFSLNGRVWFYIFLASIAWTLLGLLAYILALTFKKALVPLLFLLPQVYNLGTFLANHISIAKFLPVSLSYGLIATSPQMLEQNSLQNILLLLCWNLSFLALAIYRVLQSDIGGGE
- a CDS encoding ABC transporter permease → MKEQFKSEYLKFIMNPWHWLIIGALLLCVPAMVIFLNSKPDQLTLHFVLEQLLQSLYLGQAGFISLAVLFIGQEFTGSSLRTSFLTCPNRLKFIICKLAIVLCVEIVLLLAVISVCILLTQGYYNINLLSNIKNVLAILFPVCISILTFSLLSGIFVFIFRSFTLILGISLSLLLGLGQMLLQFSSFFRNLPLLASMNCYYIHPLSLYYPVWQGLGIQIVWLLIVFLFATLILIGKNVH
- a CDS encoding response regulator transcription factor; translated protein: MAYKILVVDDDLAILRLIKKVLEYEKYEVVIRNKIEEIDLCDFTGFDLILLDIMMPVSGLEICQMIREQITVPICFITAKDMDEDLVAGINAGADDYIMKPFSMQELLARVKMHLRREERTKGNVHQIKIGKLILYTDSKELFVNDDKIALTRREFDIVNLLASTPSKIYSIEEIYNYLYPQSSEALLRSVSEYIYQIRQKLKPYQLNPIKTLYGGGYQWVESKVLDN
- a CDS encoding ABC transporter ATP-binding protein; this translates as MEQSITIKNLCKSYGQTQILKDISFEAKAGRVTAFLGPNGAGKSSTLRILLGLDKATSGLTKIGDQTYKELKFPLKTVGASFDSVGAPDDRTVYQHLKIVAASNGISSQRIEQVLDMVDISYKKKSKIGKLSLGEGQRLGIATALLGNPQYLILDEPTNGLDPRGIRWFREFIKKQAQEGKTVLLSSHILSEVEAVTDDVVIINKGKVLIKGTLQEVMKNLSSLEEVFFSLTEGGK